The Streptomyces sp. NBC_01275 genome has a segment encoding these proteins:
- a CDS encoding SDR family oxidoreductase, with amino-acid sequence MKMTGNTILITGGTSGIGRGLAVRLHEAGNKVIVAGRRKELLDEITAEHPGIDALVLDVADPDSIARARETLAASHPELNVLVNNAGIMLRENLLDPADLQIAEDHVTVNLLGAIRVTYAFLPLLIGKDDAAVMNITSALAFVPLPITPTYNATKAALRSFSESLRVQLAGADAGVQVIEVAPPGVRTTLLGQEDSEAAMPLDDFLDETLDLLREQPDAKELVVERAKFVRYAEANGAYDQVLAMLSGA; translated from the coding sequence ATGAAGATGACCGGCAACACGATCCTGATCACCGGCGGCACCTCGGGCATCGGCCGCGGACTCGCCGTACGCCTGCACGAGGCGGGCAACAAGGTGATCGTCGCCGGCCGACGCAAGGAGCTCCTCGACGAGATCACGGCCGAGCACCCGGGCATCGACGCGCTCGTCCTCGACGTCGCCGACCCCGACTCGATCGCCCGGGCCCGAGAGACCCTGGCGGCGAGTCACCCGGAGCTGAACGTCCTGGTCAACAACGCCGGCATCATGCTGCGGGAGAACCTCCTCGACCCGGCCGACCTTCAGATCGCCGAGGACCACGTCACGGTCAACCTGCTCGGCGCGATCCGGGTGACGTACGCCTTCCTCCCCCTCCTGATCGGCAAGGACGACGCGGCCGTCATGAACATCACCTCCGCGCTGGCCTTCGTCCCGCTGCCGATCACCCCCACCTACAACGCGACCAAGGCCGCCCTGCGCTCCTTCTCCGAGAGCCTGCGTGTCCAGCTCGCCGGAGCCGACGCCGGCGTCCAGGTCATCGAGGTGGCCCCGCCCGGCGTGCGCACGACCCTGCTGGGCCAGGAGGACAGCGAGGCGGCCATGCCGCTGGACGACTTCCTCGACGAGACCCTCGACCTTCTGCGCGAGCAGCCCGACGCCAAGGAACTCGTCGTCGAGCGCGCCAAGTTCGTCCGTTACGCGGAGGCCAACGGCGCATACGACCAGGTCCTCGCCATGCTCAGCGGCGCCTGA
- a CDS encoding nuclear transport factor 2 family protein, translated as MKPTNEDTVEIARVLALWGHIMDDHELDRLGEVLTEDAVWDASAFGLEPAVGLEAVTAVLGAEGHARAHHTTNIVVSEGPGDEARVRSKGLGVVDGGTVISAVYTDELRRTADGWRISQRVIRLN; from the coding sequence GTGAAGCCCACGAACGAGGACACCGTCGAAATAGCACGGGTGCTGGCCCTGTGGGGCCACATCATGGACGATCACGAGCTGGACCGCCTCGGCGAAGTCCTCACCGAAGACGCGGTGTGGGACGCGAGCGCCTTCGGCCTCGAACCGGCCGTCGGACTGGAAGCGGTCACCGCCGTCCTGGGGGCCGAGGGGCACGCGCGCGCTCATCACACGACGAACATCGTCGTGTCGGAGGGCCCGGGCGACGAGGCGCGGGTCCGGTCCAAGGGCCTGGGCGTCGTGGACGGCGGCACCGTCATCAGCGCCGTGTACACGGACGAACTGCGGCGCACCGCCGACGGCTGGCGCATTTCCCAGCGGGTCATACGCCTGAACTGA
- a CDS encoding serine/threonine-protein kinase, protein MAETRLIQGRYRLLELIGRGGMGEVWSARDESLGRQVAVKCLKPLGSHHDPAFARVLRERFRREARVAAALQHRGVTVVHDFGESDGVLFLVMELLDGRDLCRLLDDNARRPLPVPDVEEIADQVAAALAYTHRQGIVHRDLKPANIVRLTDGTVKICDFGIARLGHDIGFTSRLTGTGVALGTPHYMSPEQIGGDEVDQRSDLYSLGCVLYELATGAPPFDLGDPWAILVGHRDTAPRPAREHRTDLPDYLDRIILDLLAKEPGQRPPDAREVGRRITAGRTAAAYVPTPVTDRPEPRPAASAVRERRLPDWTRSMTTGHKATGAGLPATPPDAGAALTGEWIPRPVLGAVPAPPAPDAPSPRTLAALAGRHNAGLSLGRLGRWTEAGEVHRAVAAERAHLLGPDHPDTLASRYEVAFTLSRTGRAADALREYQQVAAARIRVLGADHPDTLATRQETAYVLGRLGRHLDAHQVYASVLAAREGTAGPDHPDTLRCRHNLAFNLSRLGRLEESYRMACEVAVARTRVLGGEHPDTLVTRCEVAYALGQLGRWPEALQAYREVAEARARALGPDHPDTLAARYETGISLGRLGRSTEALRLYRDLVEDRTRVHGGADPETLRARHGLGVNLGRLGRWEEALAESRDVCAIRERVLGPDHPDTLVSRREVAVGLGWLGRWADARTEYRRVAEARERMLGPDHPDTLAARGDEAHCLERLGRGPEAVALYRRVAALRQGRAAGGA, encoded by the coding sequence ATGGCGGAGACCAGGCTGATCCAGGGCCGATACCGGCTGTTGGAGCTGATCGGGCGCGGCGGCATGGGCGAGGTGTGGAGCGCACGTGACGAGTCCCTCGGCCGGCAGGTCGCCGTGAAGTGCCTCAAACCCCTCGGCTCGCACCACGATCCGGCCTTCGCGCGCGTGCTGCGCGAACGGTTCCGGCGCGAGGCCCGGGTGGCCGCCGCGCTCCAGCACCGCGGGGTGACCGTCGTGCATGACTTCGGCGAGTCCGACGGCGTCCTCTTCCTGGTGATGGAGCTCCTGGACGGCCGCGACCTGTGCCGACTCCTCGACGACAACGCACGCCGCCCGCTGCCCGTGCCCGACGTCGAGGAGATCGCCGACCAGGTCGCCGCCGCCCTCGCCTACACCCACCGGCAGGGCATCGTGCACCGCGACCTGAAACCGGCGAACATCGTGCGGCTGACCGACGGCACCGTGAAGATCTGCGACTTCGGCATCGCCAGGCTCGGCCACGACATCGGCTTCACCTCCCGCCTCACCGGCACCGGCGTCGCGCTGGGCACCCCGCACTACATGTCCCCGGAGCAGATCGGCGGCGACGAGGTCGACCAGCGCAGCGACCTGTACTCACTGGGCTGCGTGCTCTACGAACTCGCCACCGGGGCACCGCCGTTCGACCTCGGCGACCCCTGGGCGATCCTCGTCGGCCACCGCGACACCGCGCCCCGGCCGGCCCGCGAGCACCGCACCGACCTGCCCGACTACCTCGACCGGATCATCCTGGACCTGCTCGCCAAAGAGCCCGGACAACGCCCGCCCGACGCACGGGAGGTGGGGCGCCGGATCACCGCGGGCCGTACCGCCGCGGCGTACGTGCCGACGCCGGTGACGGACCGGCCCGAGCCGCGGCCGGCCGCCTCCGCCGTGCGCGAGCGGCGCCTGCCGGACTGGACCCGGTCCATGACCACCGGCCACAAGGCGACCGGCGCCGGACTGCCGGCCACGCCCCCGGACGCCGGGGCGGCGCTGACCGGCGAGTGGATCCCCCGGCCCGTCCTCGGCGCCGTCCCCGCGCCGCCCGCACCGGACGCCCCGTCCCCGCGGACGCTCGCCGCGCTCGCCGGACGCCACAACGCCGGCCTGAGTCTCGGGCGGCTCGGCCGCTGGACCGAGGCCGGAGAGGTGCACCGCGCGGTCGCCGCCGAACGCGCGCATCTGCTCGGCCCGGACCACCCCGACACCCTCGCCAGCCGCTACGAGGTCGCCTTCACCCTCAGCCGGACCGGCCGCGCCGCCGACGCCCTGCGCGAGTACCAGCAGGTGGCCGCGGCCCGCATCCGGGTCCTGGGCGCCGACCACCCGGACACCCTCGCCACCCGCCAGGAGACGGCCTACGTCCTGGGCCGGCTGGGCCGTCACCTCGACGCTCACCAGGTGTACGCCTCGGTCCTCGCCGCCCGGGAGGGCACGGCCGGCCCCGACCATCCCGACACCCTGCGCTGCCGCCACAACCTCGCCTTCAACCTCAGCAGGCTCGGCCGCCTGGAGGAGTCCTACCGGATGGCGTGCGAGGTGGCCGTCGCCCGGACCCGCGTGCTGGGCGGGGAACACCCGGACACGCTCGTCACCCGCTGCGAAGTGGCCTACGCCCTGGGCCAGTTGGGCCGCTGGCCGGAAGCTCTCCAGGCCTACCGCGAGGTCGCCGAGGCCCGCGCCCGCGCCCTCGGCCCGGACCACCCCGACACCCTCGCCGCCCGCTACGAGACCGGCATCAGCCTGGGCCGCCTCGGCCGCAGCACGGAGGCGCTCCGCCTCTACCGCGATCTCGTCGAGGACCGCACCCGCGTGCACGGCGGCGCCGACCCCGAGACGCTGCGCGCCCGCCACGGCCTCGGCGTCAACCTCGGCCGGCTGGGCCGCTGGGAGGAGGCCCTCGCCGAGTCCCGGGACGTGTGCGCGATCCGCGAGCGGGTCCTGGGCCCCGACCATCCCGACACCCTCGTCAGCCGCCGCGAGGTCGCCGTCGGCCTGGGCTGGCTGGGCCGCTGGGCGGACGCCCGCACGGAGTACCGCCGGGTGGCCGAGGCCCGCGAGCGCATGCTGGGCCCCGACCACCCCGACACCCTCGCCGCCCGAGGCGACGAGGCCCACTGCCTGGAACGGCTCGGGCGGGGCCCGGAGGCGGTCGCGCTGTACCGGCGGGTGGCGGCCCTGCGACAAGGACGGGCCGCCGGCGGGGCGTAG